AAGCGCTGAAAGTGCTGAGGGGGCGCACCATCGGGGTTTTGGGGCTTGCCTTTAAGCCGGGCACCGACGACATTCGCGAATCGGCCGCCATCGAAATTATTCGTTTGCTCGCAGAGCGCGGTGCTCATGTGAAGGCTCACGATCCTGTCGCCGTGGAAAATGCGCGGAGGGTACTGGCCGATATCGAGGTCGAATTTGTCGATGACCCGTATGAGCTGGCGCAAGGTTGCGACGGCATTGTACTCGCGACGGAATGGGATATTTATCGAGCACTGGACTTGGCGAAGCTTGCTGCGTCCATGCGTTTGCCGGTGCTCGTCGACGGTCGCAACGTGTATGATCCCGAAGAAGCTCGCAAAGCGGGGTTCACGTACTTGGGCATCGGCCGACCCGTGAGCCATGTGGAGGCGGAGCGGCGCCCGGCGTCGGCGGTGATGGGCGCGTGAGCAGCGAAGTGGGGCGACGCCACGCGCTGGTGACCGGGGGCGCCGGGTTTATCGGCAGCCATCTCGTCGACCGCTTGCTGGGGGAAGGTTGGCGGGTCACCGTCATCGACAACTTCGATCCGTTTTATGATCCGGCCATCAAGGAACGCAACGTCGCGGAGCATTTGAAAAACGAGCGTTATACGCTGTATAGGCTGGATATCCGCGACTTGTCGGGGTTGCGTCAGGCGTTGACCGATGAGTACGACGTCATTGTTCATTTGGCCGCAAAGGCCGGTGTGCGTCCGTCCATACAAGATCCCGTGACGTACCAAGAAGTGAACGTCACCGGCACGCAGAACATGCTGGAGTTCGCCCGGGAACGGGGCATTTCCCAGTTCGTCTTCGCGTCTTCCTCCAGCGTCTACGGAGTGAATCCGAACGTTCCGTGGCGGGAAGACGATCACGTGTTGCTGCCCATCAGTCCGTATGCGAGCACGAAGGTGAGTGGAGAGCTTCTGGGCCACGTCTACAGCCATCTGTACGGGATCCGCTTCATCGCGCTGCGATTTTTTACCGTTTACGGGCCGAGACAGCGACCGGATCTGGCCATTCACAAATTCGCTCGTCTCATGCTGCGTGGTGAACCGATTCCCATTTATGGCGACGGCTCCACGCAGCGGGACTATTCTTACGTGGATGATGTAGTTGAAGGCGTGCGTAGAGCTATGAGTTATACGGGCAGTCCCTACGAAATTGTCAACTTGGGAAACAACCAAACGGTTGGTCTCTTGGAGATGGTTCGTATTCTTGAAAGAGCTTTGGGGAAGGAGGCGCGATTACAGTTCCTTCCACCACAGCCGGGAGACGTACCGCGCACTTGGGCCAGTTTGGACAAAGCGCAGAAGGTGCTCGATTTCAGACCCCGTACCCCGTTTGAGGAAGGTGTCGAACGCTTCGTAGGGTGGCTGTTGACGTATGCTGCTAAGGTATAGTGCACTGTACTTGTTAGCTCGGGGTGTGCCGGGGCTTGTGAACTTTTTTGCAATCGCTATTTACACTCGGATGCTCAGCCCAGAGGAGTATGGGCGCTATGCTCTAGTGGTCGCTGGAGTTGGACTGTTCGACGTAATATTTTTTCAGTGGCTCAGGCTCTCGTTGCTGCGGTTTCTTCCCGCTTATCTCTCCGACCCTAAGGACCTGCTTTCTAGTGTTCTAGCAGGGTTTGTGAGTGTCGCTTTTTTGACTGGAGTCTTGGGAGTTCTGGCTGCAGCGGTTTGGCCCGATCCCAGTTTGCGAGGTTTGCTCTTGGTGGCCATTCCACTGTTGTGGGCGCAAGCTTGGTTCGAACTCAATCTCGAAATGGCCCGTAGCCGACTCCGTCCAGAACGCTATGGGATGATGAGCGGGATCAAGGCAGTCAGCGCTCTCGTTCTGGGTGTCGCCGCGGTTTTCTGGGGGCTTGGAGCGGAAGGTCCGCTGTTCGGTCTGCTCGTCGGTTTCCTTATTGCGTCTTTTCTTTATGGCCGGTCGGAGTGGCAGGGAATAATCCCAAAATGGTCATCTGGCTTCATGAAGACGTTGGTCGGCTACGGATTGCCTCTTACCGCAACGTTTGCTTTGTCGTTTGTGGTCAGCAGCTCTGATCGCTTTCTCATCGCATGGTTCTTGGGCGAGGGAGCGGCTGGTGTTTATTCAGCGTCTTATAATCTTGTTCAACAGTCGCTCACGTTGTTGATGATGGTGGTCAACGTGGCCGCGTATCCTCTAGCGGCACGAGCATTGGAAAGTAAAGGGGAAGAGGCTGCGAGGAAACAACTGTTGAAAAACGCCGAGTTGTTGTTTGGTGTGGCCTTTCCGGGCACCTTGGGTCTGATTACGCTGGCACCAAATATTGCAGCTATTTTGCTTGGCACGGAGTTTCAAAAGGAAGCTTCGCAGCTTATCCCGTTAGTGGCTGTGGCTGCGTTGTTGTCAGGCATTCGAGCTTATCATTTTGACTTGGCCTTTCAGCTCGGTCAGCGAACCGTCGGACAGGTGTGGGTTATGGGTGGCGCCGCTGCGATCAACCTCCTTCTTAATTGTTGGTGGATACCGAGATACGGGCCACTAGGGGCCGCTTGGTCGACGATGGTCGCTTATGCAGTTGCGCTTTTGTTGAGCGCCAATCTAGGGCGAAAGATATTCTTTATCCCAATCGAGTGGAGAAGCGTGGCTAAGTTGACTATCGCTACCGCAGCCATGATTCCAATTCTTCTGGCCGGGCGAATTGCCGGGACGACGCTTGCATGGGTAGGTGCTGGGGTAGGAGCTACTTTCGTTTACGGAGCATCGCTACTGCTCCTTGATGCAGGTGGTCTGCGATTTAAATTGATTAAATTACTTGGGATGTTTCGGAGGCACAGGCATGAATCGTGAACGGCGAAAACGCGTCGCGCTTTTCGTTCCTTCTTTGCGAGGCGGGGGAGCGGAACGAATTATGCTGAATCTTGCCGGCGAGTTTGCCGAGCGAGGGCTGAACGTGGATTTGATTTTAGCCAAGGCCGAAGGCCCCTACCTCGCTGAGAAGCATCCGTCAGTGCGCCTCATAGACTTGAAGGCTCGTCGTGTGCTTTTTTCCCTACCGGGCCTGGTGCGTTACCTGCGGCGGGAGAGGCCCGTGGCTTTGCTTTCTGCTCTAGACCACGCCAATTTGGTTGCTCTCTGGGCCCGCAGCCTAGCCCGAGTACCTGTAAGGGTGGTGGTAAGCGTACATAACACCGTCAGCCAAGCCACTGCTCGAGACCGCAACAAACGTTCTAGGTGGATTCTTCGGGGGATGGGACTTTTTTATCCGCGAGCCGAGGCAGTGGTGGCTGTCTCCGAAGGCGTGGCCAAGGATCTGGTGAATGTTGTTCGTCTTTCTCGAGAGAAAATTCGAGTTATATACAACCCTGTGGTTACCCAGGCGCTTTTTGTCAAGGCCGACGAGCCCTTCGATCACCCTTGGTTTGCTCCTGGAGCACCTCCGGTGATTTTGGGAGTAGGACGTTTGACCGAACAGAAAGATTTTCCAACCCTCATCCGTGCTTTTGCCTTGGTACGAAAGAAGCACCCTGCTCGTTTGATGATCCTGGGAGAAGGAGAGGAACGATCTAAACTGGAAACTCTCGTTCAGGAACTGGGTTTGGAGAAAGACGTGGCCCTTCCTGGGTTTGTGAACAACCCGTTTAAGTACATGAAGCGGGCAGGGGTCTTTGTGCTTTCGTCGAAGTGGGAAGGTTTTGGAAACGTTCTGGTTGAAGCTATGGCCCTCGGCACGCCGGTTGTTTCTACCGACTGTCCCAGTGGGCCTGCTGAGATTTTAGAGAATGGTCGCTGGGGACGCTTGGTGCCTGTGGGTGATGTTTACGCCCTTGCGGAGGCGATTATAGAGACATTGGATGAGGAACATCACCCGGATGTAGCGAATCGAGCGAAGGACTTTGCCGTAGAGTTAGCGGTTGAAAAGTATATAAACGTACTTGGAGTTTAAAAATAGCGGGGTTATTGACCTGTGATTGAGAGTTGGCTCGGTATAACTGCTTTGGTAGCAATTTTCATCATCACGCTTGTGTGTGCGATGCGGTGGGCCGACATTCGGCATGTTTTATTAGTGGCGTTTTTGGTGCGTGCAGCGTTGGCCTTGATTCATTATTACATCTTCCCTCTGCCGGATAGCAGTGCTGATGCTGTGAACTTCGAGCGTGTGGCGTGGGAGTGGTCTCGTGAGCCATTAGGCCTCCAATTTGTGGGCAATTATAGTTATTTTATCAGTTGGCTTATTGCGTTGTTTTACAGGTTTACTGGACGGAGTCCGCTTTTGGCGCAATCATTGAGTGTTCTCTTTGGAACTGCTACCGTGGCCGCTGGTTGGTACCTTGCGCGGGAACTATGGGGAAGGCGCGCGGCGAAAAAGGCCGCGTGGGCAATGACGTTCATTCCGACATTACTGCTCTATTCTGCTATCATCATGCGAGAGGCTTACATTTGGTTCTTTTTTGTGCTCGGTCTGATAGGTGTCGCGCGCTGGCATAAAACAGGTCGCACCGGACCGATGGTATTAGCGGTGTTAGGTTTCTCGGGCGCTACGCTATTTCATGGCGGTATGGCTGTCGCGGCTATGGCGTTCTGTGCCCTTGTAGCAATAGAGGCGTTGCACAGGCTGTTGAAAGGCTTTAGCAAAT
The Bacillus thermozeamaize DNA segment above includes these coding regions:
- a CDS encoding epimerase is translated as MGRRHALVTGGAGFIGSHLVDRLLGEGWRVTVIDNFDPFYDPAIKERNVAEHLKNERYTLYRLDIRDLSGLRQALTDEYDVIVHLAAKAGVRPSIQDPVTYQEVNVTGTQNMLEFARERGISQFVFASSSSVYGVNPNVPWREDDHVLLPISPYASTKVSGELLGHVYSHLYGIRFIALRFFTVYGPRQRPDLAIHKFARLMLRGEPIPIYGDGSTQRDYSYVDDVVEGVRRAMSYTGSPYEIVNLGNNQTVGLLEMVRILERALGKEARLQFLPPQPGDVPRTWASLDKAQKVLDFRPRTPFEEGVERFVGWLLTYAAKV
- a CDS encoding glycosyl transferase, translated to MNRERRKRVALFVPSLRGGGAERIMLNLAGEFAERGLNVDLILAKAEGPYLAEKHPSVRLIDLKARRVLFSLPGLVRYLRRERPVALLSALDHANLVALWARSLARVPVRVVVSVHNTVSQATARDRNKRSRWILRGMGLFYPRAEAVVAVSEGVAKDLVNVVRLSREKIRVIYNPVVTQALFVKADEPFDHPWFAPGAPPVILGVGRLTEQKDFPTLIRAFALVRKKHPARLMILGEGEERSKLETLVQELGLEKDVALPGFVNNPFKYMKRAGVFVLSSKWEGFGNVLVEAMALGTPVVSTDCPSGPAEILENGRWGRLVPVGDVYALAEAIIETLDEEHHPDVANRAKDFAVELAVEKYINVLGV
- a CDS encoding polysaccharide biosynthesis protein — translated: MLLRYSALYLLARGVPGLVNFFAIAIYTRMLSPEEYGRYALVVAGVGLFDVIFFQWLRLSLLRFLPAYLSDPKDLLSSVLAGFVSVAFLTGVLGVLAAAVWPDPSLRGLLLVAIPLLWAQAWFELNLEMARSRLRPERYGMMSGIKAVSALVLGVAAVFWGLGAEGPLFGLLVGFLIASFLYGRSEWQGIIPKWSSGFMKTLVGYGLPLTATFALSFVVSSSDRFLIAWFLGEGAAGVYSASYNLVQQSLTLLMMVVNVAAYPLAARALESKGEEAARKQLLKNAELLFGVAFPGTLGLITLAPNIAAILLGTEFQKEASQLIPLVAVAALLSGIRAYHFDLAFQLGQRTVGQVWVMGGAAAINLLLNCWWIPRYGPLGAAWSTMVAYAVALLLSANLGRKIFFIPIEWRSVAKLTIATAAMIPILLAGRIAGTTLAWVGAGVGATFVYGASLLLLDAGGLRFKLIKLLGMFRRHRHES